The Lycium barbarum isolate Lr01 chromosome 10, ASM1917538v2, whole genome shotgun sequence genome includes a region encoding these proteins:
- the LOC132615249 gene encoding uncharacterized protein LOC132615249: MTLSRRTSQISRLLSSKQEEYEEDEDIQEDEEGEDIQEDEEDEDIQEDEEDEDIESRPSNPKLQHRSEFPVPFDLRTRGEGGGGGLSMEVERGRQSKLTPHQILYLAALENNWGLAKPILDKDPSLATAKITERGERVLHIAVSARSTQFVRELVKLMKEDDLKLESADGTTAFCFAAVSGVTDIAKAMIEINENLPNIPDNDGTTPITFAASLGKKDMVSYLYEVTNLEQLEKKELFQLLEVTIQNEIYDVALKILRRVKKIPVGRLSNLLNVLSKKPLTISSENPEGKWGQFIHLLNSGFQRACLLLTRMFMIVPFIPWFKRIGVLQEKSSQREQAGVLLKKLWAKCERQLSEDKLSKLVEDKEILHTATRAGNVEFLAVLIRNHPDLIWKVDKKMRTIFHVAVLHREGKVFSLIRQIGTIKDLIILIEDVDDNNILHLAGMLGQPSDLKQELEQQQLEEEPTEEPLQELIREIKQIKSTVCFKESNKIMPPSLLKVSGAALRMQREIMWFKEVEKTVPSSFLKNKNKDGKTPGQLFSEEHKHLLKEGEAWMKDTANYCMIVAALIATVMFAAAFTVPGGNNSDEGTPVMLKSNAFAVFVTSDAVALFSSIISIIMFLSILTSRYTEDDFLVALPAKILCGLTALFISIVSMLVAFAATFFLVYNYHRAYEPKVIAAFTGLPVALFAGLQFSLWLDTAKSTCSSKFLFTPGKHRIYNKQICHNRGAGYSFSLFNK; encoded by the exons ATGACTCTATCACGGAGAACATCTCAAATCAGCCGACTTTTGTCATCTAAGCAAGAAGAATATGAGGAAGATGAAGATATTCAAGAAGATGAGGAAGGTGAAGATATTCAAGAAGATGAGGAAGATGAAGATATTCAAGAAGATGAGGAAGATGAAGATATTGAAAGTCGACCTTCTAATCCCAAACTGCAGCATCGTAGTGAGTTCCCCGTCCCTT TTGATCTTCGAACTCGAGGAGAAGGTGGAGGTGGAGGATTATCCATGGAAGTTGAAA GAGGCAGGCAGTCCAAGCTAACACCACATCAGATTCTTTATCTAGCTGCTTTGGAAAATAACTGGGGACTTGCTAAGCCTATTTTGGACAAAGATCCAAGTTTAGCAACTGCAAAAATAACGGAACGGGGTGAACGAGTTCTACATATTGCCGTTTCAGCAAGGAGCACCCAATTTGTAAGAGAGCTAGTGAAACTGATGAAGGAAGATGATTTGAAATTGGAAAGTGCGGACGGAACTACTGCATTTTGTTTTGCAGCAGTGTCAGGGGTTACTGATATTGCTAAAGCAATGATAGAAATCAATGAGAATCTGCCTAACATACCCGACAATGATGGAACCACACCAATAACTTTTGCAGCTTCCCTCGGGAAAAAAGATATGGTCTCGTATCTCTACGAGGTCACAAATCTTGAACAGCTAGAAAAAAAAGAACTATTTCAGCTTCTTGAAGTCACAATTCAGAATGAGATCTATG ATGTGGCATTAAAAATACTCAGAAGGGTCAAAAAAATACCCGTTGGCAGACTTTCAAATCTCTTAAATGTGTTATCTAAAAAGCCTTTAACAATCAGTAGTGAAAATCCAGAGGGAAAGTGGGGTCAGTTCATTCATCTATTAAATTCCGGATTTCAGCGAGCTTGTTTGCTACTTACAAGAATGTTTATGATAGTGCCATTTATCCCGT GGTTTAAAAGGATTGGAGTTCTTCAAGAGAAATCTTCACAGAGGGAGCAAGCTGGTGTGCTGCTTAAGAAGCTGTGGGCAAAATGTGAACGACAATTGTCAGAGGATAAGCTTTCAAAGCTAGTCGAGGACAAAGAAATACTCCATACTGCTACAAGAGCGGGAAATGTAGAGTTTTTGGCTGTGCTTATTCGCAATCATCCTGATCTCATATGGAAAGTCGACAAAAAAATGCGGACCATTTTCCATGTTGCAGTTTTACATCGAGAGGGAAAAGTCTTTAGTCTTATACGCCAAATAGGAACAATTAAAGACTTAATTATTCTAATAGAAGATGTTGATGACAATAACATTCTACATTTGGCTGGAATGTTGGGGCAGCCTAGTGATCTTAAGCAGGAACTTGAGCAACAACAGCTTGAGGAGGAGCCAACAGAGGAACCGCTACAAGAATTGATTAGAGAGATAAAACAGATAAAATCGACAGTGTGCTTTAAG GAGTCCAATAAGATTATGCCGCCTTCACTTCTGAAAGTATCTGGTGCTGCTCTTCGAATGCAAAGAGAGATAATGTGGTTTAAG GAGGTGGAGAAAACTGTACCATCTTCATTCCTCAAGAATAAAAACAAAGATGGCAAAACGCCGGGGCAATTATTCTCGGAGGAGCACAAGCATTTACTCAAAGAAGGGGAAGCGTGGATGAAAGACACTGCAAATTATTGTATGATTGTTGCAGCTTTGATTGCCACAGTCATGTTTGCTGCTGCCTTCACTGTTCCAGGCGGTAATAACAGCGACGAAGGCACTCCAGTAATGCTAAAATCGAATGCCTTTGCGGTGTTTGTCACATCGGATGCTGTGGCACTCTTCAGTTCAATTATTTCTATCATTATGTTCTTATCCATACTCACGTCTCGCTACACTGAAGATGATTTTCTTGTGGCATTGCCTGCCAAGATATTGTGTGGACTCACGGCACTCTTCATCTCGATAGTTAGCATGCTCGTGGCTTTTGCAGCAACTTTCTTCTTGGTCTATAATTATCATAGGGCCTATGAGCCCAAGGTCATTGCTGCTTTTACTGGACTTCCTGTAGCTTTGTTTGCGGGTTTACAGTTTAGCCTATGGTTGGATACGGCGAAATCAACATGCTCGTCCAAATTTCTATTTACACCAGGAAAGCATAGGATTTATAACAAACAGATCTGTCACAACAGAGGAGCGGGCTACAGTTTCAGTCTTTTTAATAAGTGA